AGAAGTGGTTCGAATCCAGAGAGAAGTGCCCGCAAGGAGAAACAGACAAAGGACAAAGGATGGCTGTATATTGTAATTTGCATTGAACTTATACAAATGCACTTTACATTTGGAAAATTGTGGAGTAAAATAATGATTGATTAATCAATCAACTTTCATGAGGTGAGTAAAGTGACAAATAAACGTGAAGCTGCAAAGCAGGTTAAACGCAAAAGAATATTAGATGAATCCATTAAACTGTTTTCAACAAACGGATATACAGAAACAACGATACAAATGGTCGCAAATGCTGCGGGAATTAGTTTCGGTAGTGTGTTTACCTATTTTGAAACAAAAGAAACATTATTAGAAGCAACAGTAATGGAACCTTTAGAAGAAGTACGGGAGCAATTAATGATTATTAACTATGAAACGGAAGATGTGACCGAAGAACTAAAAAATTTAATCCAGAGAAATATCCGCTTGTTTTCAACGAGCAAAATTTATTTGCAATTAGTCCAACAAATCATTAGTAGACCTGACCGGCATCCAAAGCTATTGATGTCGCTTGATGCGTTTTTTACTGATTTTGTAAACCATCTAATACCGCTCATAGAGAAAGGTCAAAAAGAAGGAAAGCTGAAAATTCAAGACCCGGAATTAGTTGCAACTGCTTATTTTAGTTTTCTTAATGGCATTCGATTAACGATGGGATTGGAAGAGGATCATATTTGGTGGGAAAAATTTATTGACTCAGCCTATCTTTTATTCGGACCGATTGATTAGAGAGGGGTATTAAGTGATGAAATTCAAAGAGTTCCATCCGAATGTTCAAATTAGGATTGTTGTACAATTTCTGTCCGTTTTAGCTTCAACATCAATCATACCTTTTTTAGCGATTTATTTTGCGAAAACAATTGGAGAAACGTTAACAGGATTCTTTTATATACTTGTCATCTTATCAGGCGTCATAGGAGGCTTAATCGGTGGGCATTTGTCAGATAAGCTTGGAAGAAAGAAGTTAATGGTCCTCTCAGAATCAGTTGTACTGATTACCTACATGGCGATAACGCTCGTGAATTCACCTTGGATTATAAGTCCTTATACGACTATTACTCTATTTATGATCAACATGTTTTTTAGTGGAATCTTCCTACCTGCAGCTCAAGCTATGATGATTGATGTAAGTACACCTCAAAACCGAAAATACATATATGGCTTTTCTTATTGGGCGAACAATTTAGCTATGGCAATCGGTGGAATCGTTGGAGCGTTTTTATTTGCCTCCCATAAATTTGAACTTTTTATCTTCATCTCATCAGTCACATTCGTTTCATTGATGGCGACCATCCTTTTCATCCAAGAATCATACACACCTCCAAGTCATTCATCTAAAGAACCTCATCTTAGTAAAAAAACAACTATTTTTCATACATACACAGAAGTTTTTAAAGATAGAATTTTCCTCCTATATATTACTGCGAGTATATTAATCTTATCTATCGAGATGCATTTAACGAATTATATAGGCATTCGATTAGAACAGAATGTTGATCTCCAAACGCTATTCTCATTCCAAGAATGGAGTTTAGAAGTAGATGGCATTAGATTACTAGGTTTTCTCAAAACAGAGAACACATTATTCGTCGCCTTTTTAGCGGGGGCAGTCACTCTATTTATTAAGCGATTGAAGGATCGATGGAGTTATCAATGGGGCGCATTCCTTTTTGTATCTGGATTTACGGTACTAAGCTTCAGTTTGAATCCGTGGATCCTGTTTATTGCGATTGGTATAGCCTCTATCGGTGAGCTCATGTACATACCGGTCAAACAAGCCTATTTAGCAAACTTAGCACCCGATCATGCAAGGAGCTCATACATGGCAATTGATGGGTTTTCTTATTACTTTGCATCTATCGTCGGCGCATTGTTTATTACGTTAGGTACATTACTAAGTGCTCCGATCATGTCATTCATTATTTTTACTTCAGGACTACTAGGTATCTTTTGTTTTTCTAGGGTTATGACAAATATAGAAAGAAGGGAAGAAGGAATGAAAGAGAAGAAAGCGATGTAGAGAGGATAGAGAGGAACGAATTCAAAAAAGGACTCACAAAAGTCATATCGACTTGATCAGTCCTTTTACATGTTGCGGAAAGGTACGTATGGATTACCGATATATTGAATGTTGAGTGTTCCGTCTTCATATGTTGTAGGTCCAACGTTTCCGACAATGGTGATGGGATTGGAATGAGTATTAGAATTCGCATGTTCAAATATTGTGTTTTGCAGCACTATGACAAGTAACAAGAACAATATCAGTACAATGAGTATGGATGATTCCTTCATACAGATTCCCCCAAGAAATGTCTCTTGTCATTAAATATATGGGAACATTAGAGATTATGTGTGTTAAATTACTGACTTAATTCAATTATTTTGTTGCCATCAGATAAACGTAAATCGACATAATAACTCACTCCGCTATATGGATATACATTACTGTTCATTTTACTTACGTCGATATCCGCTTTAATATGATAGATTTTGCTTTCGTTTGGTCCTACTATTATCTTGAAAGGTCCACCTGCATTCATTAAGGAATCTCCTCTTGCTCCATGATATCTCCAATCCAAAAATTCAATTGATAGTTGAATGTGATCATTACTGTAATTCCTAAGTGGAATAAAGCACTCCCCGTGTAACAAACTATTATCCTCGTCTAATTGATACTCACATCTACTATACTCTTTTCCGTATGTAATTGCGTAAACGCCTGATGCAAAAGTATATTGGTACCCTTTCAGCAACATAGGAGGGATCGTAAATATAATGAGAATCGTCAGGAAGACACTCCTTAATTGATACTTTTGTAAAGAGTGAAAGAGACAGATGATTCCAGCGAGAAAAATCCCTAATAAGAGAAAGGAATGAAGGTTGAACCCGGATTGATTTTCGCTATTTGTCCATACCGATAACCCTAGTGCCTCAGCAATTTGTTCCCCTAACGGCTTTCCAGTAGGGTACGAAAAGCTTAAAAACAAACAAATGGATAACAAAACGATTGCACTGATGAAGAATCTTTTACTTCTGATCATGCTTAAATCCCCCTTAAAACCTCATGTACATTATATATGGGAATACGTGGAAAACCAATCCTTTTTAGACAGGATGTCTTGCAATTCATTCTCTTATGGTAAAGTAAAAGCAGAATGTTAGGCGAGGGGACGATCCATATGCTTCAAAAAGATTTTCAAATAAAAAATCAAATATTGGAAGCGATTATAGATAATGCATTTGAATGGGTAGTTGTCGTGGATCCTCAAGGTATCATTCGCTTCATGAATAAAACGTACTGCGAATTTCTTGAGGTTGATTCGAAAGAAGTAATCGGTAAGCACGTGACAGAAGTAATTGAGAATACGAGAATGCACATTGTTGCAGAAACAGGTGAAGAGGAAATTGCTGACCTGCAGTTTATTAAAGGAAACTATATGATTGCGAATCGTATACCGATCTTCGATGAGGGAGAGGTTGTGGCTGCGCTCGGTACCGTAATATTTCGAGATACAGAACAATGGAAGAAAATGAACAGTCATGTAAAGAGTTTGTTTTCTGAGCTTGAATTTTACCGGAATGAATGGACTGCTAATAATGGTGCGAAATACTCTCTTAATGATCTAGTTGGTACCTCGGAAGCCATTACAGAGCTTAAGCGTATGGTGAAAAAGATTTCTAGTGGAGATATCTCTGTTCTAATTCGTGGTGAAAGCGGCACAGGAAAAGAGTTGTTCGCTCATAGCATTCATCAGTTAAGCGAACGTAGTAATGCCCCGTTTGTTAAGCTAAACTGTGCGGCCATTCCTGATAACTTACTTGAGTCAGAGTTATTTGGCTATGTAGAAGGGGCTTTTACCGGTGCAAAAAAAGGCGGGAAAGTCGGAAAGTTTACCCTCGCAAATGGCGGAACACTGTTTCTTGATGAACTTGGGGACATGCCACTCCAAATGCAAGCCAAGTTATTAAGGGTTTTACAGGAAAAGGAGATCGAGAGAGTCGGTGCAAATGAGACTGAGAAAGTCAATGTACGGGTAATTGTCGCAACGAATCGACCACTAGAAAAAATGGTACAAGAAAAATTATTCAGAGAAGACCTTTTTTATAGAATTAACGGGTTCCAGCTACACATACCACCTTTACGAGAACGAAAGGAAGATATACAGCCGTTAATTGATCACTTTCTAGATAAAGTGACAAGGAGGACAGGGAAACGTATCCAAGGAATTTCTGAGGATGCGATGCGAATGTTACTTGATCATAATTGGCCAGGAAACATTCGAGAACTTGAAAATGTCGTTGAGGCAGCCGTCCATCTTTCTTATATGGAAACCATTGAACCAGAGGCATTACCAGATTATCTCATAGAACGGAATGAGACTCATGTTGGCTCTC
This Pseudalkalibacillus berkeleyi DNA region includes the following protein-coding sequences:
- a CDS encoding TetR/AcrR family transcriptional regulator, whose protein sequence is MTNKREAAKQVKRKRILDESIKLFSTNGYTETTIQMVANAAGISFGSVFTYFETKETLLEATVMEPLEEVREQLMIINYETEDVTEELKNLIQRNIRLFSTSKIYLQLVQQIISRPDRHPKLLMSLDAFFTDFVNHLIPLIEKGQKEGKLKIQDPELVATAYFSFLNGIRLTMGLEEDHIWWEKFIDSAYLLFGPID
- a CDS encoding MFS transporter, encoding MKFKEFHPNVQIRIVVQFLSVLASTSIIPFLAIYFAKTIGETLTGFFYILVILSGVIGGLIGGHLSDKLGRKKLMVLSESVVLITYMAITLVNSPWIISPYTTITLFMINMFFSGIFLPAAQAMMIDVSTPQNRKYIYGFSYWANNLAMAIGGIVGAFLFASHKFELFIFISSVTFVSLMATILFIQESYTPPSHSSKEPHLSKKTTIFHTYTEVFKDRIFLLYITASILILSIEMHLTNYIGIRLEQNVDLQTLFSFQEWSLEVDGIRLLGFLKTENTLFVAFLAGAVTLFIKRLKDRWSYQWGAFLFVSGFTVLSFSLNPWILFIAIGIASIGELMYIPVKQAYLANLAPDHARSSYMAIDGFSYYFASIVGALFITLGTLLSAPIMSFIIFTSGLLGIFCFSRVMTNIERREEGMKEKKAM
- a CDS encoding sigma-54 interaction domain-containing protein, coding for MLQKDFQIKNQILEAIIDNAFEWVVVVDPQGIIRFMNKTYCEFLEVDSKEVIGKHVTEVIENTRMHIVAETGEEEIADLQFIKGNYMIANRIPIFDEGEVVAALGTVIFRDTEQWKKMNSHVKSLFSELEFYRNEWTANNGAKYSLNDLVGTSEAITELKRMVKKISSGDISVLIRGESGTGKELFAHSIHQLSERSNAPFVKLNCAAIPDNLLESELFGYVEGAFTGAKKGGKVGKFTLANGGTLFLDELGDMPLQMQAKLLRVLQEKEIERVGANETEKVNVRVIVATNRPLEKMVQEKLFREDLFYRINGFQLHIPPLRERKEDIQPLIDHFLDKVTRRTGKRIQGISEDAMRMLLDHNWPGNIRELENVVEAAVHLSYMETIEPEALPDYLIERNETHVGSQSLKDLVENTERNAIKKALDQHHGNKIAAAKALGIGKSSLYEKLNKYKLI